One Chitinivorax sp. B DNA segment encodes these proteins:
- a CDS encoding dodecin: MSGHVYKLVELVGSSDKGTDDAIRNAIAKASSTLTHLDWFEVTETRGHIINGQIAHWQVTLKVGFRVEDSGA; this comes from the coding sequence ATGAGTGGACATGTCTACAAACTGGTAGAGCTGGTGGGGTCGTCAGATAAAGGAACGGATGATGCAATCCGAAATGCGATTGCAAAGGCGTCAAGTACCCTCACCCACCTCGATTGGTTCGAGGTGACCGAGACACGCGGTCACATCATCAACGGTCAGATTGCCCACTGGCAAGTTACATTGAAAGTAGGCTTTCGCGTCGAAGATAGTGGTGCGTAA
- a CDS encoding metallophosphoesterase family protein, whose amino-acid sequence MRLALLADLHANQEALVACLAHAKQCGAEHYVFLGDLVGYGANPAWVVERVMAYATDGAIVIQGNHDHAVAHHAYSTMQSDAALAVTWTQTQLQPDHLAFLANLPLQHEDIDCLFVHANAWAPGDWAYIHSCNEATHSLKATRCRYTFCGHVHPPSLFHMGSSERAFCHVPTPEVAIPLSQLRRWLCIVGSVGQPRDGNPAACYALFDLSQATLTYHRIPYDHMTAARKVIAAGLPERLAHRLITGT is encoded by the coding sequence ATGCGCCTTGCCTTGCTTGCTGACCTGCATGCAAACCAGGAAGCCCTGGTAGCCTGCCTTGCCCATGCAAAGCAATGTGGTGCGGAACACTATGTTTTTCTGGGAGATCTGGTCGGCTATGGCGCAAACCCTGCCTGGGTGGTTGAACGTGTGATGGCATACGCCACAGATGGTGCCATTGTCATCCAGGGCAATCATGATCATGCCGTTGCCCACCATGCATATTCCACCATGCAAAGCGATGCTGCCTTGGCAGTGACCTGGACACAGACTCAGCTTCAACCTGACCATTTGGCGTTTCTGGCAAATCTTCCACTACAACATGAGGACATAGACTGCCTGTTTGTGCACGCCAATGCATGGGCACCAGGTGATTGGGCCTACATTCACAGCTGCAATGAAGCCACACACAGCCTCAAAGCCACTCGTTGCCGCTATACCTTTTGTGGACACGTCCACCCACCCTCGCTTTTCCATATGGGCAGCAGCGAACGTGCATTCTGTCATGTCCCAACGCCTGAAGTTGCCATTCCACTAAGTCAGTTACGTCGCTGGCTCTGCATCGTCGGCTCAGTCGGACAGCCAAGAGACGGAAATCCCGCCGCCTGTTACGCATTGTTTGACTTGTCGCAAGCCACACTGACCTATCACCGCATACCCTATGATCATATGACGGCGGCCCGCAAGGTTATCGCGGCTGGGCTGCCCGAAAGACTGGCACACAGACTGATCACTGGAACTTAG
- a CDS encoding bifunctional serine/threonine-protein kinase/universal stress protein — translation MAPVTPVAGMTIDGFRLKHKLHQGGMATIWQVTHPDFELPLVMKVPRIHPDDDPTGIVGFEVEQMILPRLNGSHVPRCVAEGDFAHQPYIVMEYLGDNALSTHLHALPLSIDEVADMGRRIADGLHCLHQQHVIHLDIKPSNILLRDNSDVVFVDFGLARHDHLPDLLAEEFNLPLGTGPYISPEQVLRVRNDPRSDLFALGVILYYLTTGQQPFGFPTTIPGLKRRLYRDPIPPVILNPQCPPWLQEIILRCLAIDPAQRWATAAELALMLANPAQVPLSLLAEKRQSDSLGIVAKRWFRSLGAEASAGQSAENQVEHAPILMVAVDLSPGMIELADRLRHTTRRILEIEPGARLACVTVVKSHRLSLDLNEDEHGQNLHVQRLIELKHWAHPLELGVNRITFHVLSHPDPAAALIDYARQSHVDHIVMGARGGRGAMLCHCCKNPDAGTPSVIGQHPAAGVSLIQDWHDRLSARTEPRASPGCQTN, via the coding sequence ATGGCCCCTGTTACCCCGGTTGCGGGCATGACAATCGACGGTTTTCGATTGAAACACAAATTGCACCAAGGCGGTATGGCCACCATCTGGCAAGTGACACATCCCGATTTCGAACTGCCATTGGTCATGAAAGTCCCACGCATCCACCCCGATGACGATCCAACCGGCATTGTCGGGTTTGAAGTAGAGCAAATGATTTTGCCACGGCTGAATGGCTCGCATGTACCACGCTGTGTTGCTGAGGGTGATTTCGCGCACCAGCCTTATATCGTAATGGAATATTTGGGCGACAACGCACTATCCACACACCTGCATGCCCTGCCTTTGTCAATCGATGAAGTAGCCGACATGGGGCGACGAATTGCCGATGGCTTGCACTGCCTTCACCAGCAGCACGTCATTCACCTTGACATCAAACCCAGTAACATACTGCTCCGGGACAATAGTGACGTCGTATTCGTGGATTTTGGCCTGGCCCGCCATGATCATCTTCCAGACCTACTGGCCGAGGAATTCAATCTCCCACTGGGGACCGGGCCTTATATATCACCTGAACAGGTATTGCGCGTGCGCAATGACCCACGCAGCGATCTGTTTGCGCTAGGTGTGATCCTGTATTACCTGACCACCGGCCAACAGCCATTTGGCTTCCCAACCACCATACCGGGTTTGAAACGTCGGCTATATCGCGATCCGATTCCTCCTGTGATACTGAATCCACAGTGCCCACCTTGGCTACAGGAAATCATTCTGCGCTGTCTGGCTATTGACCCGGCACAGCGTTGGGCCACTGCTGCGGAGTTGGCCCTAATGCTTGCCAATCCCGCTCAGGTTCCACTCAGCCTACTGGCTGAAAAGCGGCAAAGTGATTCGCTGGGCATTGTCGCCAAGCGTTGGTTCCGTTCATTGGGAGCCGAGGCATCGGCTGGGCAGTCTGCCGAAAATCAAGTGGAGCATGCACCAATCCTGATGGTAGCAGTCGATCTATCGCCAGGTATGATTGAGCTGGCGGATCGATTACGTCATACCACACGGCGTATTCTGGAGATCGAACCCGGCGCCCGCCTAGCCTGCGTTACTGTTGTCAAATCCCACCGCTTGTCTTTGGATCTGAATGAAGACGAACATGGTCAGAACCTGCATGTCCAGCGTCTGATCGAACTCAAACATTGGGCTCATCCACTTGAGTTAGGGGTCAATCGCATTACGTTTCATGTCCTGAGCCACCCTGACCCTGCCGCCGCATTGATCGACTATGCCCGACAATCCCATGTCGACCATATTGTGATGGGCGCGCGTGGTGGCCGAGGCGCAATGCTCTGTCACTGTTGTAAGAACCCTGATGCAGGAACCCCCTCCGTTATCGGACAACACCCTGCTGCCGGAGTGTCCTTGATACAAGACTGGCACGACCGACTTTCCGCTCGAACTGAACCTAGGGCATCACCCGGTTGCCAAACAAATTGA
- a CDS encoding ferredoxin--NADP reductase has translation MSASYFTERVLSVHHWNDTLFSFKTTRDQGLRFHNGHFVMIGLEVEGRPLMRAYSIASPNYEEHMEFFSIKVQNGPLTSRLQHLKEGDQILVSRKPTGTLVLDDLRPGKHLYLFGTGTGLAPFMSIIQDPETYERYEKVILFHGVRMVSELAYSDFITKELPKNEFFGEGVKEKLIYYPAVTRESFQNQGRLGDLVDSGKLFEDIGLPPLNPEVDRAMICGSPSMLKDTCAMLDKRGFKVSPRVGEPGDYVIERAFVEK, from the coding sequence ATGTCTGCTTCCTACTTTACCGAGCGCGTCCTGAGTGTCCACCACTGGAATGACACGTTGTTTAGTTTCAAGACCACCCGCGATCAGGGCTTGCGTTTTCATAACGGTCATTTCGTGATGATCGGCCTGGAAGTGGAAGGCCGGCCACTGATGCGCGCTTACAGCATTGCCAGCCCTAATTATGAAGAACATATGGAGTTCTTCTCGATCAAGGTGCAAAATGGCCCGTTGACTTCACGCCTTCAGCATTTGAAGGAGGGTGATCAGATACTGGTCAGCCGCAAACCCACCGGCACGTTGGTACTTGACGACCTGCGCCCCGGCAAGCATTTGTACTTGTTTGGCACTGGCACTGGCTTGGCACCGTTCATGAGCATTATCCAGGACCCGGAAACCTATGAACGCTACGAAAAGGTCATCCTGTTCCATGGTGTGCGCATGGTCAGCGAACTGGCCTATTCCGACTTCATTACCAAAGAACTGCCTAAAAACGAATTCTTCGGTGAAGGCGTCAAGGAAAAACTGATTTACTATCCAGCTGTGACCCGGGAGTCCTTCCAGAATCAAGGCCGACTGGGCGATCTGGTCGATTCAGGCAAACTATTTGAAGACATCGGCTTACCGCCACTGAACCCTGAAGTCGACCGCGCCATGATCTGCGGCAGCCCCAGTATGCTGAAAGACACTTGTGCAATGCTCGACAAGCGTGGCTTCAAGGTATCACCTCGTGTTGGTGAGCCAGGTGACTATGTCATCGAACGTGCGTTTGTTGAAAAATAA